The genomic stretch GACGTGTAAGATGAAACAAGAGTCCTGTCCTTCAGGGACGCCTAATACAGTAGCAAAAGCATGGGGTATGACAACAGGAGACCTACAATGGTCTAAAATCTGCCACCTGTAATCCACGTGACTCTGCGGACGCCGCGTCCTGTATCTGAATTTCTTTATACGTCAAAGCGAAATGTAAACGGAAGGGACCACGAGGTTCAAACCTAGCTAACAAGAATAACGGGAAGgccgtggcaccccactccagtactcttgcctggaaaatcccatggacgggagcctggaaggctgcagtccgtggggtcgctgagggtcggacacgactgagcgacttcactttcacttttcacttgcatgcattggagaaaaaatggcaacccactccagtgttcttgcctggagactcccagggaccgggggagcctggtgggctgccgtccatggggtcgcacagagtcggacacgactcaagcgacttggctgtgcggcggtggcggcggcggcggcgaggcaGCACAGCAGCAACAAGGAAAAACAACAATTAGTTGGGGAAGGCCACGTGCCTCATGCAACCAGAGaaggattttaaaaactgaggacTGCTGCTCCTGATCCAGCGAGGGGTCTGCCAGGAGACCAAAAGCCTCCTAACTCGTATGGTGCCCCGGGACAATCCTAGTGTATGACTTTCGGAGACCGGGGGTCCTAGGCCAAGGCGAACTGCGCCTGGTTAGAAAAGGCCACCGGCTGTTGGAACGCGATTCGGCAGTAATCTGGACGGCAAGACACGCCGGCCAAgtcggggggggcggggggggtcgAGATCGCGGACGCTCGCAGGAGACAACCTCCTTCGAGGCGCCGCCAGGGACTCCCGTGGAGCCCGAGACTCGGTGACCTGAACTGTCCTTTTTTTCTGCATCCGGGGCTGACCCAGGATGGGGCGACGTGCGGGACGCTTCCTGACTCGCGTGTGCGCGCCTACGCAGGtttggggggcagaggaggggggggGTGTGATGGGCGTGGCTATCACGCAGCCACCGGAAGCCGTCCTTTGGTTTTCCGGTGGGGCGCCCGGCCCACAGCACGAGACCCCAATGGCGAGCCGGGGTAGGGTCTCGAGGCGCTAGAGGGGTCACGCCGGAGACTGAAACTCGCCAAGGTCCGCGCGGCGCCGGGGCTCTGCGCTTCCCGGCACCGCCCCCCGGGGCGCGTGGAACCCGCACCTGCCTGCTCCCCGCGACGGCGTGAGGTGTGGTGACTTGATAGCCGAGCCCAGGAAGAGGGAATTGGCGTCCACGGAAGCCAGAGCTGGGTGGAGGTAATCGAGAAGCTGATTTTCCTTGGGGGTTTGGTCAGGAGAGCGCCGAGAAATCCCGAGCCGTACCCTTAGAGATACCTCACGagccggcgggggtggggggaagggcggAAGTTAGCCGGGGCGGGCGGCCTTCTCCGATGGCGCTGTGGCTTCTTTGCCGGGCGGCGGGGCGGGTCTGAGACCCGGCGATACCTGTTCTCGAGGAGGCCGGTACTCAGGCAGGCACCTACAGTCATATCTAACCTCCGGAAGCAAACTTCGGGACACCGTGTGGAAACAAAACCCAGGGTTGCTGCTGAAGTAGACTCCGGGGGCTGCTGGTGCGTGGAGAGCTTTTGGTACTTTGGACCCAGAAGGTGGAGGTGGGCCATAGGGCGGAAAGGCCTACCAGGGCACCCAGCGAAACTTGCCCGTTTCTGCTGGCTATGCGCATATTACTGGTGAACTTGAAAGtcgcgcagttgtgtccaactctttgcgaatgcagtccgtggaattctccaggccagaacactgggggAAACTGTAGcgtttcccgtctccaggggatcttcccaacccaggggtcgaacctaggtctcccacattgtgggcgggttctttaccacctgagccacaaaggggaagtgccaagaatactggagtgggtggcctatcccttctgcagcaatTCTTCCCGgtctaggaatcgaactggggtctcctgcgttgcgttgcaggcggattctttactcaaACTGAACTAGCAGGGAAGCTCCGAGCAAGAGGTCATTTCCGCCTCCAAGACAGTAGTTTGTGCTGACAGAGAAGCGCAGGCAGCGTCCCTGTACCTCTCGAGCCATTTCTTTGAACACCTGTGGCTTCCTTGAAAGAGCCTTGTTGTCGTTTCTCTTGGGTCACCTCTGAGAAAATGAGACTCTCAAGGCCATCGTCAGCCTTGTTTAAAAACCTCTCATGACCCTGAGGAAATACCAAGTCCAGACAAGGGTTACCTTTTCTAGGACCTTTCTTGTTTCCGAACAACCTTTATCGTCCCTgtttctccgtgtgtgtgtgtggtgtgtgtgtgtgtgtgtgtgtgtgttttaagagtgTGACGTTTGGATATCTTGGAAACAAAGCCAGCTGTCAGTTTTTCTAGTAAAGTGAGCAGAAATTTTCATACACAGGTagaaaggggctgctgctgctgctgctgctaagtcgcttcagtcgtgtccgactctgttgggaccccatggacggcagcccaccaggctcctccgtccatgggattctccaggcaagagtactggagtggggtgccatagccttctccgccAAATGGCTCAATGCTTAGGTAAAGGATGAAAATTTGGAGACACTGACAACCTGAGATATCCGGGTTCTTAGCAagatgccttctccaaagaactaTGCTAAGCACTACAGGACGTGTAAGATGAAACAAGAGTCCTGTCCTTCAGGGACGCCTAATACAGTAGCAAAAGCATGGGGTATGACAACAGGAGACCTACAATTGGTCTAAAATCTGCCACCTGTAATCCACGTGACTCTGCGGACGCCGCGTCCTGTATCTGAATTTCTTTACACGTCAAAGCGAAATGTAAACGGAAGGGACACCACGAGGTTCAAACCTAGCTAACAAGAATAACGGAGAAGgccgtggcaccccactccagtactcttgcctggaaaatcccatggacggcggagcctggaaggctgcagtccgtggggtcgctgagggtcggacacgactgagcgacttcactttcacttttcacttgcatgcattggagaagaaaatggcaacccactccagtgttcttgcctggagactccagggaccgggggagcctggtgggctgccgtccatggggtcgcacagagtcggacacgactcaagcgacttggcggtggcggcggcggcggcggcagcagcagcagcaacaagaataAACAACAATAGTTGGGAAGCACGTGCCTGCAAACCAgagaaggattttaaaaacatgagggACTGCTGCTCCTGATCCAGCGAGGGgtctggccaggaggaccaaaagCCTCCTAACTCGAGTCCCCGGGACAATCCTAGTGATGACTTTCGGAGACGGGGGTCCTAGCCAGGCGAACTGCGCGGTAGAAAAGGCCACCCCGGCTGTTGGAACGCGATTCGGCAGTAATCTGGACGCAAGACACGCGGCACgtcgggggggagggggggcgggggggtcggAGATCGCGGACGCTCGCAGGAGACAACCTCCTTCGCGTCGCCGCCAGGACTCCCGTGAGCCCGAGACTCGGTGACCTGAACTGTCCTTTTTTTCTGCATCCGGGGCTGACCCCAGGATGGGGCGGACGTGCGGGACGCTTCCTGACTCGCGGGTGCGCGCCTACGCAGGtttggggggcagaggaggggggggGTGTGATGGGCGTGGCTATCACGCAGCCACCGGAAGCCATCCTTTCGTTTCCGGTGGGCGCCCGGCCCACAGCACGAGACCCCAGAATGGCGAGCCGGGGTAGGGTCTCGAGGCGCTAGAGGGGTCACGCCGAGACTGAACTCGCAAGGTCCGCGCGCGCCCGGGGCCTCGCGCCTTCCCGGCACCGCCCCCGGGGGCGCGGGAACCcgcacctgcctgcctccccgcGACGGCGTGAGGTGTGGTGACTTGATAGCCGAGCCCAGGAAGAGGGAATTGGCGTCCACGGAAGCCAGAGCTGGGTGGAGGTAATCGAGAAGCTGATTTTCCTTGGGGGTTTGGTCAGGAGAGCGCCGAGAAATCCCGAGCCGTACCCTTAGAGATACCTCACGagccggcgggggtggggggaagggcggAAGTTAGCCGGGGCGGGCGGCCTTCTCGATGGCGCTGTGGCTTCTTTGCCGGGCGGCGGGCGGGTCTGAGACCCGGCGATACCTGTTCTCGAGGAGGCCGGTACTCAGGCAGGCACCTACAGTCATATCTAACCTCCGGAAGCAAACTTCTGGACACCGTGTGGAACAAAACCCAGGGTTGCTGCTGAAGTAGACTCCGGGGGCTGCTGGTGCGTGGAGAGCTTTTGGTACTTTGGACCCAGAAGGTGGAGGTGGGCCATAGGGCGGAAAGGCCTACCAGGGCACCCAGCGAAACTTGCCCGTTTCTGCTGGCTTATGCCCATATTACTGGTGAACTTGAAAGtcgcgcagttgtgtccaactctttgcgaatgcagtccgtggaattctccaggccagaacactgggggAAACTGTAGcgtttcccgtctccaggggatcttcccaacccaggggtcgaacctaggtctcccacattgtgggcgggttctttaccacctgagccacaaaggggaagtgccaagaatactggagtgggtggcctatcccttctgcagcaatTCTTCCCGgtctaggaatcgaactggggtctcctgcgttgcgttgcaggcggattctttactcaaACTGAACTAGCAGGGAAGCTCCGAGCAAGAGGTCATTTCCGCCTCCAAGACAGTAGTTTGTGCTGACAGAGAAGCGCAGGCAGCGTCCCTGTACCTCTCGAGCCATTTCTTTGAACACCTGTGGCTTCCTTGAAAGAGCCTTGTTGTCGTTTCTCTTGGGTCACCTCTGAGAAAATGAGACTCTCAAGGCCATCGTCAGCCTTGTTTAAAAACCTCTCATGACCCTGAGGAAATACCAAGTCCAGACAAGGGTTACCTTTTCTAGGACCTTTCTTGTTTCCAAACAACCTTTATCGTCCCTgtttctccgtgtgtgtgtgtgtgtgtgtgtgtgtgtgtgttttaagagtgTGACGTTTGGATATCTTGGAAACAAAGCCAGCTGTCAGTTTTTCTAGTAAAGTGAGCAGAAATTTTCATACACAGGTagaaaggggctgctgctgctgttgctgctgctgcttctaagtcgcttgagtggtgtccgactctgtgggaccccatggatggcagcccaccaggctcccccctccctgggattctccaggcaagagtactggagtggggtgccattgccttctgtgaaCAAGGGGCACAGTGACATTCATATGTGTTCCCAGGAGGTCCCAAAGAAGCAGTGTTAATGGCATCTAATAGCTTAGAGGGGGAAACTTGCTGAAAGGAATAAGGttactttttctctatttttttctgatctgGTGTCTCAGTTTCACTTCAAGTATTAATATGATGTGCAAGAGAATCTAGATGTTCTATGGAGCAAAGGAATCATTCTGCATAAAAGGTGAAGGGACAGAGCATTTGTCCCTCATCTCACTGAGGATAAGAAACTGGAATGATCTATTAAAATGTAGAGAAAGTCAAATACCCCCCGTTTTTAAAGGTGGGACAGGAAGTGCACAGATTAAGTATTGGATAACATCAAAGCTCCTTTTAGCAAATGCGTGTAAGTTTTTTATTCCTCAACCTTAAAGAAAACGTGATGAACTAACATTTGTCTTTCCAGAGTTGTATATTTGTTTCAAAGTTGGGTAACAGAGGAAAGGTTGAAAACATGTCCTGAGTCTTGAGCCTTCACGAGTGGCAGTTAATTTTAAAGAGGAGGCAGAACGGttactttctcttcctccttttctgatAACTTTCTGTTCTTCTTCTCTGATAAGTAAGTAAATGTGCGTCATGTGGCTTTCTTCTTGACgtgtacttttttttccctcccctctctcagtgccctTGGGGAGAAGATCCACTCATTGGTTTTGTACCAAAGCTGACAAGGCCTCAGTTATCAGGTGGCCCAGGAGGATGTCACAAATAGAAGAAAAGCTGTTCCCAGAGCAAATAATGATGAGCCCTGTGAAGGCGCCTGCATGCTTGTACCCACATGTGGAGGTTTTACAGGGGACTAAGAGGTCTGTGAAAGAGAGTTCCAATAAGAGGAAGAAATCCAGCCCACAGATGGGCAGTCTTCATCCTGAGAGTGCTCGCCAGCACTTCCGGAGCTTCTGTTACCATGACACACCTGGACCGTATGAGGCTGTCAGCCAACTGCAGGAATTATGCTCTCAGTGGCTGAGGCCAGAGATCCACTCAAAAGAGCAAATCTTGGAGTTGCTGGTGCTGGAGCAGTTCCTGGACGTTCTGCCCAGTCATATCCAGAACTGGGTGCAGAAGTATCATCCACAGAACGTCAAAGAGGCTGTGGCCCTGGTAGACCGCTTTCACAGAGAATGTGGTGGAATAAGCAATGAGGTGAGCAGAAAGATTCTTACATGTACACTGTGaaagagggtgaaagaggggTCAATAATTGGAGAATGAGATGGATTAAGTCACTCTTCTGTTGTTCCTTTAGAATAACTAAGTGCAATCTGAAATCACAGGCTTGCACTGACAGCTTCTCAGGTTGGGGAGTTCCTGAGAGTCTTTTCCTGgccttagaaaaagaaatgcactttGCCCTCTTTAGGGCCAGGGTGAATTGAAGGTGGTGGGCCTGGCCTAGCATGGCCAAGGAGACAGGACTTAGCagccaagaaataaaaggcaagaaaatgctaggaagggaggaaaaaacctCCAAATGCAGGGTTTTAAAGGTCAAAGGCAGGAGAGTGTAGCAGCCAAAGTATAAATCAAACCTTTCTGGGGAGActgcaaagaaagagaagaaatggaaagagaaaaggggaaaaaggatCAGAAACAAGATATAAGCTCacagtaaaatggagaaaatcagAATGCTGAGGCGTGGTGCTCTCTGGGCTGGGAACACACATCGCAGGGCCAGGAGAAAAGCGTCTCCGTGGCCTGCCTTCATGCTTTGCCTTGGCTTTGCTGGTGAGTAGGTAACCAGGTCTGCCCTGGGGAGATGGCAGCCTACTTCTCCTTGAGAGCCCCGCCTTGAGGAGCACAAGTGTCTTATACACCTGAAGTGTATGGCGGAAAGTTGAATCCAGCTCTTCCCCCATTTTTTCCTCCGCTGCATcccctttgtccatgaaattgttCCCTGGACGTGGGAGGATTGGAAAATCCAACTGACAGAAAactctcttttattcattttcttattctttagaggaaactagaaaataaaagtccACTAAATCAAGGATCCAAGTCTAGAAAGCAAGAGATTGGAGGCAGTGAGAGAACAGGCAGCCTACCCCTACCCTGCTCTTGGCCTGAGCTGTGGCTGTCCAAGGAGGTGTGGAGGCAAGCAAGTCATAGCTTCTCTCATTTTAATCTGATTTTCCCAGATCATGTGTACAGTTCCTTGTGAGAAAATCATGGCGCaatatctcttcatttttaaaaatttccttacaCACTCCCCAAACCTGGACTCTACTCTTGTTTGTTCTTCCATCACCACCCCAAAACCAAaagctcttttctaatgaggatGGGGGTTATTTTTAGGTCACAACCCACCAACTGGGAAATGACACAGCGCTCTTGGGAGGAacagcagtggccccaggctTTAAGTGGAAGCCAGCAGAGCCCCAACCAATGGGTGTGTTCCAGGGAGAAAGTTCGAATATATACCAGGTACTGCAGGAGCCGCGCTGGAATACTCACAAAGAAAGCCAGCCTGTGGATGAAGGAGGTGAGGAGTTTCATCATCATTATCTTCTCCTGGGAGCTGTGATTGTAATTGGTTCAGGGAGCattccatgggaattttccaggtgccCAGTCATGCTTTCAGTTAGGATGACTGTCTAGTGGGAGTACAGTAGGTCCGTGGTGGGTGAAGGTGAAGGCCATTCTGGGGTACAGAAGCATCCAAACCACAGAACCCTGGTATTCACAATGTGGACCTTTCTCTATAGAAATTTGAGAGGGGAGAAGAAGGTAGAGCAAGGACAAGGCGGGGGTTTGGGGTCATCTCACCATTAGAAGTTAGAGGAGAAATTGGGATCAGAAATGGGCTGTCAGTGGCAGAATGGGAAGAGAATTGTACACCAGGaaaaaagtgataaaagaaaTCTCCCATGTTTCCCACCAAGGTTTTAATTTTCAAACACCTCTAATGCTTGCCTAGTTCAGTGAACATTTTCTTTAATGAGAGGAAAAGCAGTGGATTTCCTTTCATTTAATGAAAACTGGGAACCAGTTCTATGGAGTGGTGGCTTTTTGGTTCTAATTTATGAGAAGGCCACTTGTGGTGCAGATGTGTGAGctcgcgtgtgcacacacacacgtgaaggTGAGCTGTCTTTACTGAAGGAGTCCTAAACTGTAGAAGTTGGTTTGGGGTAttcataaacagaaaatatattcttttttctggctCCTTCCCCACAGCTGTGCCTGCTGAAGAGAGTCCAACCTTTTCTGAGGAGAAAAGCACCCCAAGCTGCAAGTTGGCATCTAAGCTCACCTTGCCTAAGTCCCAGGTGAGCTGTACTTTACAAGCATTTTCAGGCAGCCTGAATGTGGCCTTGTCTGCTTTTCTCTGCTGCCCATGATCCTGCCTTACACAGCAGATGTTCTGAGGCACATTAGCCCCGGGTGTTCCCTAGACAACTAGGATTGGCGCTGTGGGATTGGGCACCTCCCAAGCCGTGTACTGATCTCTTGGGCACCTTTCCTGTTCTCTCACTCCTTTTCCCTTGAATCTTCTCTTAACGTTTTTGGTAACTGGCCTCCCATGTAATTCAGAAATGAGTGATAGGACGGCTTCTGTTGTAGCGAGTACTGAACTACAGCTTACTCTCTTCTCTAGAGTCCATTGACATTTGAAGATGTGGCCTTGTATTTTTCCGaggaagaatggaaaataatGACCCCTGAACAGAAAACCCTCTACTTTGATGTAATGGAAGAACTCTATGAGGATGTCACCTTTCTAGGTAAAGAGTCTTCCTTTCCTTTGTACAGCAATTGAGCAATCTGTTACATCCTCAGTTCGTGGAAAATGCACACCTGTGAGAGTGTCCCAGTGTCCCAGCAGTGGGTTGGTTCTCAGCTTGATGGtgtgaggggagagggaaggcagatccagatcacctggagagctttttaCAGATACACATCTTTCTCCTAAGTAGACTGCTTGATCTATCATACTCTTGCCCTACCCTGCAAGCCCACTCTTGCCAGATCTTTTCCATGTCCGTAGAAAGCACAGTTTACCCAGTTGTTCAGGCCCAAAACTCTCAGTTATCcttttttccagtcctttggttATTCCCTACCCCCCAGCCAATCAGGGAGCAAGTACTCTTAACTCTGTCTTCAAAAGAGCTCCTGAATACAACCATGTCTCAACCTCTTCTGCTCTTACCATCCTGGTCTCCGCTGCCTCATCTCTAACCAGGTCTGCTGGAATACCACAGGACTCCTGTCCCACGACGTTTCCGTGTGTCCTTAGGGTTAGTTCCTAGCTTCCTCATTGCACATCCAGCCACAGCCACGGTAGAATATAAAGAAGATACTGAGTTTAAGATTCAGCCCATTTAAATGTTTAGAGTAAATAAAAGTATAGAGAGTTATTCACTTTTTCTGAAAATAGTCTGGAATTTAGATGGCAGTCCATGACCTCCAAGTTTTATTCTCAGAGTGTTATCATTGCACCCTAAACTTAAAGTGATCTGTTTAGCACAAGGGCAAGAACCATAGACCCAACGTCCCTAAGAGTTCGAGGACATTCTTCGAGAGTCTCTTTGAGGTAAACGTACATATAGGAAGAGGAGAAAATTCCTTAATAGGAGCCTTTATAAAGGCTTAacaattttaagattttgttcctctatattcttaaaaattaaccTCTTTATTGACTGACTTGTAGATTCacatgcatatttaaaatgtaacacaAAGAACCCATATACACTTTACCCATTTTCCTCAGTGATAACTTTTGCAAACGTACATGATGTCACAACCAGGATAATAAAGTGGGTACAGTCCACTGAccttattcatattttcatttttcttgtattcATTGGTGGGTGTGTATGTATTTAGTTATATAAGATTTGATCACGTGGAGGTTTGTATATTCACCACCCCAATGCAGATCCATTACCACAAGGATCCTTCCTGTTGCCCTTTTATCAATACAACAACACACCCTTCCCTCCCACACCCTACCTCGTCACCAACCTGtgccaaccactgatctgcttacagtttttaaaaattttgtcatttcaaaaatacagCTTTGGGAGATTAACTTTTCTCCTTCACAATAATTCCCTGGAAATTCATCTAAGTTATTGtgtgtatcagtagttcattcatttttactgctgAGAAGTGTTCTGTAATATTGATAAAccattgaaagatatttttgctgtCTTCAGTcttgggctattgtgaataaagctgccatgaacattccTGTACAGAATTTTGTGTAGAGATGGTAAGTTTGCGTTTCTCTGGGATAGAGAGTGAAGGAGTGAAATTGCCGTTTCATATGGTAATCAGATGTTGAATGCTAAACTGGTTTTCAGAGTGGCTGCATCATTTGACCTTCCTAGCCAGCAATGGATGTGATCGTTTGTCCACATTCTTGCCATTGTTTAATAGTATtaccacttaaaaattttttggcttTCTGTTAAGTATGTAATGTTATCTCATTGTGCCTTGGACTTGCATTTCGCTAATAGCTGATGATATGtagtttttcatgtgcttatttgccatctttaTATTATCTTCAGTGGAACGGCCTTTGCCATGGTTttcatttggttgttttttaactgttgaattttgagagttcttgTATAGATTGTAGTGCTTTCTAGCGTATATGGTTTGCAAGTAGTTTCCCCAAgtctgtatatttttctttttatccgcTTCCCATGGGTTTCCACAGagtaagttttttattttgatgcccagtttttcacttttctttttactgattGTATGTTTGCTATCAGGGCAAGCCATAGATCCCtaaaattttctaagtttttcctaaaagttttttAAGTTTGCATTTAAGTCTGTGATTCATATTGAGTAGATTCTATATAAGATACGAAATTTAGATTGAAGCTCATTTGTTTTTTTGCCTGTGTAGGTCCAGTTGCTTCAGCCTTGTTTATTGAAAAGGCTGGCCTtcctccattgaattgcttttgcactTTGGTCAAAATCAGTTGGGCATACTTGTGTATCTGTTTTGTTCCATCGAGTTATGTTTGAGTCTTTCTTCCCACTTTATTCTTTTGTcaagattaattttattttaagctatGCTAGGGCCTGTCCCTTTCCATGTAAAGTTTAGAATACGCTTACCTATAAGAAACTTTTTTGGAATTTTGCTAGAAATAACATTAAACTACATGTGAATTTGAGGAGGAATGATCTGTTTACTGTGTTGATTTTTCCAAACAATGAACACAGTatgtttttcaagttttcttcgATTTCTTTCATCGTTTAAAAAATGTTACCTACTTACctattttggctacactgggtcttttcTACTTTGTGGAATATGTGTCTAGTGACAGCTTAATTTTCAGAGCCTTTATGGTATTTTGGTCTTCTCGATTTATGTGGTACTGCTGGGATTCCCATGTGCTCCTGCTCATGCTGCCAGAGAGTGAGGAATGAGGAAGATCTTTACTTAGGCTAGAGTGTCTCTCAGTGGGAATCTCTGACCCATAGGGATGAAGAGGCTTCCTGGGGCCGGCTGCTAGTGGCTGGTTAGCTAGGTCCATCTTGCTAGTTCTGCATGACCAATCTTACGTCTCCGATTGGAGTTCTGATGTTGTCAGATGGTTTCCCGTTTCCGATTGCGGATGGAGTGAGCCTATTCAGGTAGCCTTCTGTTGCTCGGTTGAGATTTGGAAAACACGAGATCTGGGTTGCCTACATTTTTGGATGTGGGGATGTAAGATACCTACTGTGTTACTCTTCCAGTCCTGGAGTCccaaaccattttgccttcctcTT from Bos indicus x Bos taurus breed Angus x Brahman F1 hybrid unplaced genomic scaffold, Bos_hybrid_MaternalHap_v2.0 tig00003509_arrow_arrow_obj, whole genome shotgun sequence encodes the following:
- the LOC113889097 gene encoding zinc finger protein 75D-like, which codes for MSQIEEKLFPEQIMMSPVKAPACLYPHVEVLQGTKRSVKESSNKRKKSSPQMGSLHPESARQHFRSFCYHDTPGPYEAVSQLQELCSQWLRPEIHSKEQILELLVLEQFLDVLPSHIQNWVQKYHPQNVKEAVALVDRFHRECGGISNEVTTHQLGNDTALLGGTAVAPGFKWKPAEPQPMGVFQGESSNIYQVLQEPRWNTHKESQPVDEGAVPAEESPTFSEEKSTPSCKLASKLTLPKSQSPLTFEDVALYFSEEEWKIMTPEQKTLYFDVMEELYEDVTFLGLKLTNDTGNDPPVSLPTLEIQPSGCEVLGKATMKDAETTVGNENHGDTCRVWKRPRSPEAPALASHFVPGDKLH